One genomic window of Fusarium keratoplasticum isolate Fu6.1 chromosome 3, whole genome shotgun sequence includes the following:
- a CDS encoding MFS domain-containing protein has protein sequence MATVLSSSGLEAEPVVPYTLFTKNERRWIVAMIALAGWFSALSSFIYYPVIPVIAGDLDSSIGMIDLTVTSYLFVSAIAPAVVGDAADTFGRRPMYAITLTLYVAANVGIAIQRSAVALLLRMLQSAGISGTFSVAYGVIADISTPAERGAFVSALSFGITTAPSLGPVLGGAFASGPGWRWIFWFLTIASGFCLLAMMLALPETHRAYIGNGGTRPARLYRSVAPHIMRPWKGDRGLRAPPLPRKPRVLPNPIKSLLILSRKDVAASIMPGSFLYTVYCCIHASLATTMMEVYHLNKLQAGLIYLPFGLGAIVATLASSKWIDHDYRVVAKAHGLPINKVSGDDLLHFPIEEARIRSAFLPTFFSFVSVLAYGWLVAKHTVRNATYKLVPIVDSISISRRL, from the exons ATGGCTACCGTGCTTAGCTCCTCGGGTCTAGAGGCTGAGCCAGTTGTGCCCTACACACTCTTCACTAAAAACGAACGCCGCTGGATAGTGGCAATGATTGCCCTCGCTGGCTGGTTCTCGGCACTAAGCAGCTTCATCTACTACCCTGTCATTCCCGTCATCGCCGGCGACCTTGATTCGTCGATTGGCATGATCGATCTCACCGTCACTTCGTACCTTTTCGTCTCGGCTATCGCTCCAGCTGTCGTTGGAGATGCCGCTGACACTTTTGGGCGGCGCCCTATGTATGCAATCACTCTCACGCTGTACGTGGCGGCCAACGTGGGCATAGCGATCCAGCGCTCAGCTGTGGCTTTGTTGCTTCGGATGTTGCAGAGTGCAGGAATTTCCG GGACATTTTCTGTGGCGTACGGAGTCATTGCGGACATCTCAACCCCTGCCGAGAGGGGTGCCTTTGTCTCGGCTCTCTCATTCGG GATAACCACCGCCCCAAGCCTCGGTCCCGTCCTGGGAGGCGCCTTTGCCTCTGGCCCtggctggagatggataTTTTGGTTCTTGACCATAGCCTCCGGCTTCTGTCTtttggccatgatgctggCTCTCCCAGAGACGCATCGTGCCTACATAGGCAATGGTGGCACTCGACCAGCAAGGCTCTACCGATCTGTCGCTCCACACATTATGAGACCTTGGAAGGGCGATCGCGGCCTCAGAGCTCCTCCCTTGCCTCGAAAGCCTCGGGTATTACCAAACCCCATCAAGAGCCTGCTCATCCTTTCACGCAAGGATGTGGCCGCAAGCATCATGCCCGGTAGCTTCCTCTACACCGTTTATTGCTGCATTCACGCGTCTCTTGCAACAACAATGATGGAGGTTTACCATCTCAACAAGTTGCAGGCCGGACTCATCTACCTTCCTTTCGGGCTCGGCGCCATCGTTGCAACGCTGGCGTCAAGCAAATGGATCGACCATGACTACCGAGTGGTGGCCAAGGCGCACGGCCTACCAATCAACAAGGTATCAGGTGATGACCTTTTACACTTTCCAATCGAGGAAGCTCGTATTCGGAGCGCATTTCTAcccaccttcttctcctttgtCTCTGTCTTGGCGTATGGGTGGCTGGTCGCCAAACACACGGTGAGAAACGCCACATATAAGTTGGTTCCTATTGTTGACTCGATTAGCATCTCGCGGCGCCTCTAG
- a CDS encoding Protein-ribulosamine 3-kinase, protein MSQDYWQVQNNPKVHEGPVELDEGIISRLPPGAIVEGCEGHGKSNWNTTARVDLDIQGSQLSYFLKASISFTWLAVDRYSSTMQRREGPNARPMFQGEYESMKLINKIIPDFSPTPVAWGKLRNSDGYFILFSFHDLGEDKPPIPLFTQVVAQLHTLSIDANPTGKFGFHMATYNGTLKQDNTWTDTWEEFYARGMRHMLKLEEEARGLSEELQQLSGPFFDKVIPRLLRPLETGGRSIKPVLLHGDLWLGNVSTQAESENPLLFDASAFWGHNEYELATLRLLRNDWAKECLKSYHEHFPKSEPENDWEARNSLYSTLVLSLPRRPISLVLLT, encoded by the exons ATGTCGCAGGATTACTGGCAAGTACAAAACAACCCCAAGGTCCATGAAGGTCctgttgaacttgatgaaGGCATCATTTCTC GTCTCCCCCCAGGTGCCATCGTCGAAGGCTGCGAGGGCCATGGCAAAAGCAACTGGAATACCACAGCGCGGGTTGACCTCGACATCCAGGGCTCGCAACTCTCCTATTTTCTCAAGGCAAGTATTTCTTTCACCTGGCTAGCCGTGGATCGCTACTCATCAACTATGCAGCGGAGGGAGGGGCCTAACGCCCGTCCCATGTTCCAAGGCGAGTACGAGTCCATGAAGTTGATCAACAAAATCATTCCGGATTTCTCTCCCACACCAGTCGCTTGGGGAAAACTGCGCAATTCTGATGGCTATTtcattctcttctctttccaTGACCTTGGCGAAGACAAGCCTCCGATCCCACTCTTCACCCAGGTGGTCGCTCAACTCCACACCCTCAGCATCGACGCGAATCCTACCGGCAAATTCGGCTTCCACATGGCTACATATAATGGAACGCTTAAGCAGGACAATACTTGGACTGACACATGGGAAGAATTCTATGCTAGAGGGATGCGGCACATGCTGAAacttgaggaagaggcgaGAGGGCTAAGTGAGGAGCTACAACAGCTATCAGGCCCATTCTTTGACAAAGTCATCCCGAGACTGCTTCGACCTCTGGAGACAGGCGGGAGAAGCATCAAGCCTGTGCTTCTCCACGGTGACTTATGGCTCGGGAACGTGTCTACTCAAGCTGAGTCTGAAAATCCTCTGTTGTTTGATGCATCGGCGTTTTGGGGCCACAATGAGT ATGAGCTTGCAACCCTGCGCCTCTTGCGGAATGACTGGGCAAAGGAATGTCTTAAGAGTTATCACGAGCACTTTCCGAAGTCCGAGCCCGAAAATGACTGGGAAGCGAGAAACTCCCTCTATTCCACGTTGGTACTATCTCTTCCGCGTCGACCTATCTCCCTCGTTTTACTAACTTGA